The genomic stretch ACCCCAGTCAGAcaagatttttgaaaccatttcaCAAATATGGATGCCAGTGTGTGGAGGTGGCAAGATGCAAAACTTTAACAACTTCTTAGGCAACAACCAATCCTTATCAATGTAATGGGCAGTCAAAGCAATGTATCCATCATTAGTGATAGATGTCCATAAATCACTTGTCAAAGAAATCCTCCCAGCAAATGAATTAAGTAAATTCCtgattctaatggactccaaaTTGTATAACCTCAAAATATCCGACATTTGTGTGTTTTGAGCAATATGGGTATAGCCTGAAAAAAGGTATGTAATTAACTCTCTGAACTCCTCATACTCAACAAAAACTAAAGGTAACTCATGTCTCACAATAAGCTTTGTAATTTTGTCCCGCACAAAATCTTGGTCAACTTTTTTGTCTCTTAACGTcactttcccttcatttacacccaaaatcatttgggtgcttgtgtttcctttgttttccctttttgggcAATGTAGAATATGTCTCCTAAGGGTTCCAGTTCCATTAATATTACTATCAGCCTTATAAACTTGCTTACATCTTTTGCATTCAGCTCGGTTCttcccatcatcaaaacccttcccATCAATGATTGTGAACTCATCCCAAACTAcactccttcttttccttttggtagTTTCATTTGTTTCAAGTGTTACGACACTTGAAGGTTCTGTTGATGGAATTCCAAGAATATATGGTCCATCATCAGACATAACATCAACATCTGACCCACAATCGGGCTCATCTTCTATATTGATGGACATTTCTATAACTGATAATAAAACATATGACatgttaataaaataagaataccaagcattacaaattcaaaaatgacCTCTTTAAATTAGCCCTATATAATACACTATTGCATGCtgaaatttgattcaaattttcatatttgaagaagttgaaaaaatagaaataagattcaaaaataaaatatggaaggATAAAATTGACTGAAATTTGAATCTTGTTTTAATACTTGATCAACCAAATAGATTAAAAATTTAGAAGGGTTTAATTGGATGATAAACCTCTTTAAAATCCAACTAATGCAACCCAACTCCTCACAACCATACTCGGATACCCCATTTCAGTTCTATTATATCACCATTTACGGCTAACTTCAAATTTACATGTTAACAACTCAGAGTCTCAGATATTTTATTCACAAAAGGGCCAAAAAAAGATGAGAATCTTGAATCAAAAGAGGATATACCTGGAGGCTGGAGTATCAGAGAAAGAGCTGAAATTTGTAAAGAGAGAACTTGAAGGTTGCAGGGGTCTCAAATCGGTTGTTAGAGGAGGGAAACATTGGTTCTCAATTAAAGCACAAGCTTTACGGCTTTACCTATCATCGCTGTCGATGTGCAAACCAtgcaatcaaacaaaaaaaaaagagttttaccTGTTGAGGGACGATCGGCAACCAGCACCAGCATGCTTTAAAATTTACCTATCGAGGGACGATCGGCAACCAGCAGGCTTCAAAATTTACCGTCGAGGGACAATCGGCAACCAGCAGGTAGCAGGCTTCGAAGTGGGTTCAGACTTCAGAGTAGTGTGAAGTGTGAACTTCGCATGCGATTAAGGCTTCAATCTTCACTTTCAGCTTCAAGTTTCAGAACCCATAGCCGCTGcaacttcaagtcttcaagtTTCAAGTCAGCGACGTTAGCCATAGCCGCTGCTGCTCACTCTGACACTCCGTCACAGCGTCACTCGCTCACTAACCTaggtttttattcttttgaaaaattagggttttaaaatccttttgacAGGTTGAAGTTGAATAGTTGATCAACgttgggcttgggcacttgggcgtTGGGCTAGTGTTGGTCCGGTTGGACACTTGGGCTTCGCCCACTTGAGTGTTGGGCCTGTGGGCCCACTTAGGTTAGTGAGTGTTAAGTTCGATTTTATCTCGagtcggtttggatcggttctgATTTTGGTGCATATTTTTGGCATTTCCGGTGGCCCAATGGTCtaacccaaatcgaaccgagactgaattcaatttaaaatacaaaccgAAATCGGCCCAATAAGCCATCGGTTCAGtttggatcgggcttaatcggtttggtccggTTCGATTTAACTGGTCTGgtttagatattgacacccctagcttcTGTTaagaactgctatttttggaaagaaatggattgacctaaaaattgattgaagatctccaaagtcccgaagaacactttaaagatccgaacagagttctggatcttaataaagatctcttcgtaaatccaaagaacctcaaaagggtggggtttctatttctggtaaaactcaagaacactcaaaggagggggttgaagaacacactacttttggcaaaaactggattggactaagaacttggattgaagatcttcaaagtcccgaagaacacttcaaagatccaaacaagatttcggatcttgacgaagatcactccgaagacccgaagaaactcaagaggcggaggggaggagagagggcagagcttcactactatggagtgaggtggggttgtttagtgtaggtgggggattttttcaggtttccagtgggactatCCGTGTGCACAGCATACGTGCGGGaaagtataattttttggggatgatcacGAGAGATCCGTCGGTCagattttcgagcactatccatctatgtattttgaccagattccttcatatatagaaagttaaAGTTagacccccttctctcccgtgcaggggtttccaaggtttcgggtaggagaatgtttccatcatcatctctattgatcataAGCCAGAAGTCatatccaagatccacatttcattataGCCGAAGGAGTGTGACAAAATTGGTTgcctatagaatgcccctctttggctgaggcctatgccaacggccgaaggataaaaaaaagaacgatcacattttatcacccggagcatatactgttgtcatcttgctcattcatgacggagttgaaaaatgcaacagataatatctcccaaatttttagagttttaggacttacctggactACCTATTGCgggaaaggaatttgctgctcttccaatcctgttagaagatgttgaactaACGTTTTGAAGAGATTTTAGCCCTCCCTGTAGAAAAtgttagtatatgaaaaatgttcttcctaggctagacttccatcttccagtcctagggatttgtccatTATTTACAGAGATTTtagccctccctacagaagattttagtttatgaaaattattcttcctaggctggacttccatccgccagtccttgggatttggtctatgagatcgagCCACTCGGAACTGATTCAAAGGGATTGGGCCACAAGGGGCCAGATAAATACGATTGGGCCACTAGGGGCTGGTTCAATGgaattgggccatctggggctgggtaaatgcaattgggccacttggggccgggtcaatgaaattggaccATCTGGGGCCGGGtccatgaaattgggccacctggagCCGggtatttacaattttttttcttcttgatttttccttaattcttgatttttggctctttgatttggaatcttgccctttgcttttgatttggactCTCgctttttaatcttgaattttgaccaataaaattttgacctttactttcttcttttttatgtgatataatttctacctaccacatgaatttttacctttcctttgaatttttacttcccatgtgatataatttgcaactaccaccaaaataattttgaatttggtagtTGGTAGTAAGAAACTTTGGTTTGCACCTTgaatttggaatctcaaaaaaaaaaaaaaatttcttggaaaacaaattttttcctataaaatggtcccgcTTCCCtgtccattcctcattctaactttctGAGTAagtgggttttgagtttctggAGTCCccaggtttttcttgaagttttccttctttttcttgaagtttcttcatcttgttcttgaaaacCTTCATCTtactcttgaagttcttcatcttgttcttgagggaggagttatttggagaatttgatattcttgtgggcttttgaacaaattggaaaattttctgggGTTTCTtataaattgggaaactttttggggcttcttacaaattgaaaaacttcttggggctttttgtgatttttgaaaatatggctaaaaggagaaagagaaagactttgggaaAAGTCCAGCTTGAGACTTGCAGCAGTTcttcccatagggatgaggaCTTGGCCGATTGTTACTCCGGGCAGACTCTTCATGACAGTCGGAATCACATTCGTAACTCTGTATGGGGTTCctggtaagtctttacattgtatttattattttaatcatattttattcttattttgtttgtttttttttttttttgttttttttattcgttatttccattagcatgaggggagggaaccacctaccctggcattgtatggccatccgaacatggttcagtcatggcataggatgcttcctcgtagagtgaaggaggtagttgatgcatcatacctaTGCTGGCTAGCCCTTGAAGAGACCCAAAAGTTCAATCCGTCAttagtgggggccctgatggagcggtggtggcctagtactcattcttttcatctccctGTTGGTGAGACCACCATCACGCCTCTGTTCTTTTATGCCTTGAtgggcataccatttgggggtagacccatgaccctacccaggaTTCCGACTATCAGGGAGTTCGCTGACTTGACCGGCATTACCATTGCAGTTCGCCAGACACACATCCATCTGGGGGAGAtaagtgcccgatggtggaaagtcggcctGGGGGAGAACCTAGGCAACATATCACAGGTGGCCCGTTCTTTCTTGCTatttgttgtgggtcagtgccttttcagtaacctcaaagggggagtaGACATCCGCTTGGTGTTCTTCCTCCAAGATCTTCGTATGGTAGATTCTTAGGACTGGGGTGGGtccgcctatgcatatctcctgcaaaccctaaacctattgtcatatggagacagcggcctcaagggggcaggcaaCATTCTGCATGTAACTTTcctcttgtacccatttcctttcattcatttggattacaCTTTTatactttaatctcttgaaacagccctagtgctttgagcacttggagaCCATAGATCCCAGACTAAGGGACcctcaggcattcttcttccttgtatccACGAGGTGGGGGGACAATCAGGTGATCAGGGTTCGGCACCATCCTTcggggaccactgctcattctcttttgaatgatctcaccgAAGTACGCCACGTTTGCAACTGAAATTCCTTCTATCTCATgatgtacttacttttccttggatttgcaggtcacctggagaccattccattacCACGTATTTTTTAGATTGTGAAGGATTCGCATTGGCCAAACACTTATCCGAGAATCGAGTCCTTTTTTGGGGCATTTGGGGCCATgtctggtatttgggagagagagtagtaccccaatgGTAGGATATCGAGTCATGCccctctcctggtcttccttcacccactatgcactgcccagagatcatcctagCAGACAAGATGAAGATTTGACTGACGGAgaatgggatgactcatttcttgatcaggatagggactacagagccttcctagaggaggagatagtatgcacccctcttaatcctgatggtccagtggtatgttgcccttttttgagtatttcctttaaattctttcttgttttgatcttattgatgttctttcaggggagagtgcaACGTGTAGATTCTTCTATTGTTCAGTCGCATGCCAGTGCTGTTGATCCTTCCCAAGcgggaccctctaccagtgcaggtgggtctctcaAAGTTGCTAGCACCTCCTTCCATAGTTTCCTTACTTGGAACTATCCCAAtgcggccaaccccagtctccctcatcttctggagcggaAGACatatgtagatgcttcccttgggctccccgttccttatgactatgtgagtatttgatcatccttctattgactcttgacttcctttggctgatatgctctttctcaggtgtctctagagatctattctgagatcaggaggatgcactatggcctgtgcgaggtgatagttgccaaggtatttcatactttccccttttcctttctttttgccctttttctttcattatttttcttcttgatcctttcctatattccttaggtgAGAGGATTGCCACCTTGGAGATCCAAGTTAGTTCCCACGAGCAGAGAATTGCATAGtgggatgcactgattcaggatatgacacagaggcAGAAGCAGGCTGGATTAGCATCCGCGAGTTCCTTAGTACTCCATGGagatgattcagagtatggttcagatgatgacttttgacccatagggatttgttcctgtatttcttgtaaacacaaacacatgtatattttcctttttctttcccccccacctttgtttgttcatcattttattttagcatcttatgaatgaaaacttaccttCGAtgcaaaaaaaatcttttctttttcttttttttttttttttttttttttgttggcaaTGTTCaagcataatcaattccataactcaagtcataattaaaatattcaaGATTACACGAGAAtctaaatacttcctcattctattactaggtgaattacatgaaaaggggaacaattttcctaccatagataggataggtgagtaataaggtgggaagacaactcttgaggtgggtgaagtTCATTAACTCTGTTGGGTCCGtcgcctcgagcccatattgtcgactGATGTATGTAAGCAAATAAAATGATGTGTgaatcaatcccatcaacctgacataattgtatccaggggtcttcatcagaaaatcttcttgtggcctccctgaaCACCTTCATGTGATATCTTGTACAGTTCTTTCCTACAAGTACTTTTCTCAATCAATGGTGAGGTCAAATTCtaaaacttccctcttatcctggtagtaaagagctctgagtgggcctccttttaatggtttggcTACCTTcaatttctcgaggagccaaatctgaaaaacagcaggactcccttgataatgatctaatCTGAATTTGTGGCCACAActcatatcatcaaatcccttgagtgtttctgcaagcatcatagggatgatgtcacctcccttcttcaactattttactacctcaattagaATGGACGGTGCACCACGTCCGGGAGTATCgagaacataacaagctatcatgcGAAGTAAATAATTATCAtgtgatctctattgatggattcctcccattggtagatattagaTGAAGATCTAGGCCATCTTCAGATttttgatcttcccatacctgacaaattgcttcactgcttcttcttctttccatccaaagaagtcctgaattttctctgagtaatctttcttcaaagatggttggagcaaactgcctttgggtggagataacatacaaacccagaattattcgagagttgggcagatctctactaatccaaaccgaaatacatacagtttggcatcccaatgttgaggcacctgccggaataattggtgatgtagcttcacacatccaattcggccaagaaatgacacattcatgaaTTCCAGCAATCCCGACGCCCTCATGTTTAtacctaaggtccatttcctcaacgtctcatctaatgagctcatgacttttcctaaaaccatcacaaacaaaagagatattaTGATTTaacaaagcattactcattagctaatgactcaaacaagcctttaccattgttgcatcaaactcttttttttttttttttt from Macadamia integrifolia cultivar HAES 741 chromosome 11, SCU_Mint_v3, whole genome shotgun sequence encodes the following:
- the LOC122092970 gene encoding zinc finger BED domain-containing protein RICESLEEPER 2-like: MANVADLKLEDLKLQRLWVLKLEAEIIEMSINIEDEPDCGSDVDVMSDDGPYILGIPSTEPSSVVTLETNETTKRKRRSVVWDEFTIIDGKGFDDGKNRAECKRWKVTLRDKKVDQDFVRDKITKLIVRHELPLVFVEYEEFRELITYLFSGYTHIAQNTQMSDILRLYNLESIRIRNLLNSFAGRISLTSDLWTSITNDGYIALTAHYIDKDWLLPKKLLKFCILPPPHTGIHICEMVSKILSDWGIDRKLFSITLDNAIANFYFVDLLKKNLNLKNALLCRGLHFHNRCCAHILNLIVQDGMKHIDDSVVLVRSSIAYVKGSHARKVKFLEICKQLGLQSSKGLRADVSTRWNSTYLMLDSALFYYKAFENLELMDDNFKTCPSFEQWLKIERLTSFLYPFYAITVLLSGSKYPTANLYFENVWEIHKSLLEEEFMVSKLAEMDNGSKSQLDIYLDEPKISFNDNEYDEYDVLAF